The Podospora bellae-mahoneyi strain CBS 112042 chromosome 7, whole genome shotgun sequence genome includes a window with the following:
- a CDS encoding hypothetical protein (EggNog:ENOG503P2CP) encodes MKACNMHSPPDLWFGEIPLTKTPLDMSAAQLNHQKYQMSSHSHIPFPPSSAPNRDCLSPYDEVTVQNAQSEPDNKAGPITHVPGEPAVRLLPDQVRIHISSHLDTPLLDELYENLWLVARKCGRNIDPLHTQKVKGRSIVPTEDPRLHLTWHRDRIYIKPVPVFLLNYQFWTTYLQTSTQDSSRGMPNELGFDSSIATGFLRSYALLVPHRLDFELAKEAHLIPGDVENWLQWSKFICHFYHLSDEKVAKRYHYGQLRLSWLNWAVRVFRPQHARTLWFYEVPHWSLTAYVARVTVPLLFLFAGISLALSSMQVALSVPTDDPWFHGLGESKLQNIGRAFWVFSIAVILGWAAIGALLLGIPIAILVWQVSWGFMREKKRRAGISAG; translated from the coding sequence ATGAAGGCCTGCAATATGCACAGCCCCCCGGATCTGTGGTTTGGTGAAATTCCCCTCACAAAGACGCCCTTGGACATGTCCGCCGCTCAGCTTAACCATCAAAAATACCAAATGTCTAGTCATTCCCATATTCCTTTCCCTCCATCCTCCGCTCCGAACAGAGATTGTCTCAGCCCTTACGATGAAGTGACTGTTCAGAATGCGCAATCCGAGCCAGATAATAAGGCGGGGCCTATAACGCATGTTCCAGGAGAGCCCGCTGTCAGACTACTCCCCGACCAAGTCCGCATTCATATCTCGAGTCACCTGGATACTCCGCTTCTCGATGAGCTTTACGAAAATCTCTGGCTTGTGGCGAGGAAATGCGGTCGAAACATTGACCCGCTCCATACACAAAAGGTCAAAGGTCGAAGCATTGTCCCTACCGAGGATCCTAGGCTCCATCTCACCTGGCACCGGGACAGGATCTATATAAAGCCTGTTCCAGTGTTCCTTCTCAACTATCAATTTTGGACAACATATCTACAGACCTCGACGCAGGACTCATCTCGTGGGATGCCCAACGAGTTGGGCTTCGACAGCTCGATTGCGACTGGATTCTTGCGGTCATATGCTTTGCTCGTGCCGCACCGTCTGGATTTCGAATTAGCTAAAGAGGCTCACCTTATCCCTGGCGACGTGGAGAACTGGCTTCAATGGTCGAAATTCATCTGCCATTTCTATCACCTCTCTGATGAGAAAGTTGCGAAGCGATATCACTACGGACAGCTGCGCCTCTCGTGGCTGAACTGGGCCGTCCGCGTGTTCCGCCCACAGCACGCGCGAACTTTGTGGTTCTACGAGGTCCCGCATTGGTCTCTCACCGCTTATGTGGCGAGAGTGACCGTACCTCTACTGTTCTTGTTTGCCGGTATATCCCTCGCTCTATCATCAATGCAAGTTGCACTCTCGGTGCCGACAGACGACCCGTGGTTTCATGGACTAGGAGAGTCTAAACTACAAAATATCGGCCGGGCGTTCTGGGTGTTCTCTATTGCTGTAATACTGGGTTGGGCAGCTATAGGGGCCCTCTTACTCGGCATTCCAATTGCTATCCTGGTGTGGCAAGTTTCATGGGGGTTTATGAGAGAGAAGAAACGACGGGCGGGCATTTCTGCGGGGTAA
- a CDS encoding hypothetical protein (EggNog:ENOG503PBFW; COG:S): MREPGWRHLFRYPLRKLKTRWSKGRAIVKSVFLYTLYKHSRIITSSFSLTINEPGLPLLNQDFNFDLEPMLSTQEKASKNDRPDHEFWNAFIHGTLLPWRHRDYVRAAYMTILLHENRDRGLLEIASDFAANMLSLKQRASRLNHQPESRTETVFWLYQIKSAIEAAQGSSTDDKHFTPPSFDMVLAKRPELLDRKLIDQYYSVYIQNMCYTHRYYVSPNLKPLEPPRKAPRSFFGFGNNSAPEPFEHERYLNMAFAIVQRYLREGETRRRSWFIERGFDVLRQQFMRMRAPINARTGVFAEKPSSGLEPFSETKAYFYVQLVHIALTKLTTGGHHDMVQKMRYQTFKRLFSIEPNIWKKHYSAKRWTSFKALGGFQPPDLKPLPDTVDASYNKGSSIFLTALGGSGGPSDTKESVKPKPWDDLFLKEGFEPELPLEEVIAFHRSILLEDAKSIDPTAPLSPSHLPTPAHLLKYIYTTLLTASSMATLPTRATHCLSTLLQHAPLPKTHLIFYLNYLLNFCTPGIELAYPSLFPSNKTPSWQEKIQFRPITTTTTTNPETNQTETKHTRYHNCPCHNGTPLPYYIGPSACEYPVNFPYEHPPQLYHGCSCHKEEKIDQDELAEIVAGMYAEREASEVWKGGQRDGNTGFDKKKVRDREEMFVEWVRRWPELVFVEFSPGGEKRGLVKIWEGREREIIMLVREEDGGVVPVADGEGEEEEEGDEKTLAGDREVRSGDEEDWELLSQAGTLCEK, translated from the exons ATGAGGGAGCCTGGTTGGCGCCACCTATTTCGGTATCCTTTGCGCAAGCTGAAAACTAGATGGTCAAAGGGACGCGCAATCGTCAAATCTGTCTTTTTGTATACCCTGTATAAACACTCGCGCATAATCACTTCTTCGTtttccctcaccatcaaTGAACCGGGACTTCCGCTTTTGAACCAGGATTTCAACTTTGATTTGGAACCAATGTTGTCCACTCAAGAAAAGGCTTCGAAAAATGACCGACCTGACCATGAATTTTGGAATGCCTTCATCCACGGCACTCTGCTTCCATGGCGTCACAGGGACTACGTTCGGGCTGCCTACATGACCATTCTTCTCCACGAAAATAGAGATCGCGGTCTCCTCGAGATAGCCAGCGACTTCGCCGCCAACATGCTTTCGTTGAAGCAGCGGGCGTCCCGGTTGAACCATCAGCCTGAGTCACG AACAGAAACTGTTTTTTGGCTCTATCAAATCAAATCGGCTATTGAGGCTGCCCAAGGATCTTCAACTGATGACAAGCACTTCACACCGCCCTCGTTCGACATGGTGCTCGCTAAACGCCCGGAACTCCTTGACCGCAAGCTGATCGACCAGTACTACAGCGTGTATATTCAGAACATGTGCTATACTCATCGGTATTATGTGTCACCTAATCTCAAGCCTCTTGAGCCACCCAGAAAAGCTCCAAGGTCTTTCTTTGGGTTCGGCAACAACTCTGCGCCGGAACCTTTTGAGCACGAGCGCTATCTCAACATGGCCTTTGCCATTGTCCAGCGGTATCTGCGCGAGGGTGAAACCCGACGAAGAAGCTGGTTCATCGAGCGAGGGTTTGATGTCCTGCGTCAACAGTTCATGCGTATGAGGGCGCCAATAAACGCTCGCACTGGGGTCTTTGCTGAAAAGCCATCTTCTGGTTTGGAACCATTTTCAGAAACAAAAGCCTACTTTTATGTCCAGCTTGTTCACATTGCcctcaccaagctcaccacTGGTGGTCACCATGACATGGTTCAAAAAATGCGGTATCAAACGTTCAAACGACTCTTCAGCATCGAACCCAACATCTGGAAGAAACACTACAGCGCGAAACGATGGACGAGTTTCAAAGCCCTCGGGGGTTTCCAGCCACCTGATCTCAAGCCCCTCCCGGATACCGTTGACGCTTCGTACAACAAGGGCAGCAGCATTTTCCTTACCGCTTTAGGAGGTTCTGGTGGCCCTTCCGATACCAAGGAATCCGTCAAACCCAAACCCTGGGACGACTTGTTTCTCAAAGAAGGTTTCGAACCCGAACTCCCCCTCGAAGAGGTCATCGCCTTCCACcgctccatcctcctcgaagACGCCAAATCCATCgaccccaccgcccccctatccccctcccacctccctacCCCCGCCCACTTGCTCAAATACAtctacaccaccctcctcaccgccagCTCCATggccaccctccccacccgcGCAACCCActgcctctccaccctcctccagcacgcCCCGCTTCCCAAAACCCACCTAATCTTCTACCTAAActacctcctcaacttcTGCACCCCAGGCATAGAACTAGCCTACCCAAGCCTCTTCCCCTCGAACAAGACCCCCTCCTGGCAGGAAAAAATCCAGTTCcgtcccatcaccaccacaaccaccaccaaccccgaaaCGAACCaaacagaaacaaaacacacCCGGTATCACAACTGCCCTTGTCACAACGGCACGCCGCTTCCTTATTATATTGGTCCATCGGCGTGTGAATACCCCGTTAACTTCCCCTATGAGCACCCACCTCAGTTATACCACGGTTGTTCCTGCCATAAGGAAGAAAAGATTGATCAGGATGAGCTGGCGGAGATTGTGGCGGGGATGTATGCCGAGAGAGAGGCGAGTGAggtttggaagggggggcaGAGGGATGGAAACACGGGGTTtgacaagaaaaaggtgAGAGATCGGGAGGAGATGTTTGTTGAGTGGGTTAGGCGGTGGCCCGAGTTGGTGTTTGTGGAGTTTTCGccggggggggagaagagggggttggtgaagatttgggaggggagggaaagggagattattatgttggtgagggaggaggatgggggggtggtgccagttgcggatggggagggggaagaagaggaggagggggatgaaaAGACTTTGGCTGGGGATCGGGAGGTGAGGAGtggagacgaggaggattggGAGCTGTTGAGTCAGGCTGGGACGCTGTGTGAGAAATGA
- a CDS encoding hypothetical protein (COG:I; EggNog:ENOG503NWIN), whose amino-acid sequence MFGPFESRIVADDAKFFTSTIGKKKLTVPTLALGGEALMSFLTRPAFENFTETLEVDIAPKAGHWITDENPIWVANRVASFLANDTSSLPVANLSSLMNQVTLTVSLYGTLRNFALAGGGIL is encoded by the exons ATGTTCGGACCGTTCGAGAGCAGGATCGTGGCCGATGACGCAAAGTTCTTTACATCCACCAttgggaagaagaagttgaCTGTCCCGACACTTGCTCTGGGAGGCGAGGCGCTGATGTCTTTCCTCACACGGCCCGCATTTGAGAATTTTACCGAGACTCTGGAAGTTGATATTGCGCCCAAAGCAGGACACTGGATCA CTGATGAGAACCCCATCTGGGTCGCCAACCGTGTCGCAAGCTTCCTTGCCAACGACACATCTTCCTTGCCAGTCGCGAACCTTTCAAGCCTGATGAACCAAGTGACGTTGACTGTGAGTCTTTACGGGACCCTGAGAAACTTTGCtttggctgggggaggtATTCTGTAG
- a CDS encoding hypothetical protein (EggNog:ENOG503NY8F): MSTSTTISVSGRGGFSFTEWFNADVDDGSLDPATDAFEEAICIYRDHLTKDQDKRQFISRSHGFAELQATLAEAQQKYESLRVKSKTREYLTKFSNLLCHYDNVMKCLIQHNPEYVSLAWGAMKFLFVAFVNHENACSTLAKGLCQIGSILPRAELSLILYPTKRMKRAVAELYANIIKFLVRSKRWYEEGKLKHIWHSLSRPSELRYADLLENVKERSELIETLSASGSQAEQREIHRKIDNEGSQLTVMHEEVRELKAIILRLESKAINSFIDTNCRLNDLQFAQICQSLRQAAEYHLLPEPETTYRRNIALQRATERAGRGALLCTFDWASSKLTAFSSASKLRSLALIRGGYHSRDQTRGLIISTLTLLRSSNIPVIWALKIPHYESKQVPVTSVMKYLILQVMQLPGTVLTELDAANACARFYRAVTAEDYWLILASLLASVANLYIVIDVDIAEEFPWVEAASRMFGQLDQRGAKTRLRVILVTNRPVVSAEDRRDHLVIKAPSNNAVTGPRSGTQSRRGAGMNGIRSRASGRRALRLT, translated from the exons ATGTCCACCTCTACCACTATAAGCGTCTCTGGACGCGGTGGCTTTTCATTCACTGAGTGGTTCAATGCTGAcgtggatgatgg AAGCTTGGACCCAGCTACAGATGCGTTTGAAGAAGCGATTTGCATCTACCGTGACCATCTCACCAAAGATCAAGACAAGCGCCAATTCATATCTCGTTCACATGGCTTTGCAGAGCTTCAAGCTACGCTGGCCGAAGCGCAGCAAAAGTACGAGTCCCTTCGAGTCAAATCAAAGACTAGAGAGTACTTGACCAAATTCTCTAATCTCCTCTGCCACTACGACAATGTGATGAAATGTCTCATTCAACACAACCCGGAGTATGTTTCTTTGGCTTGGGGTGCCATGAAGTTTCTGTTTGTT GCGTTTGTCAACCACGAAAATGCATGTTCTACCCTCGCCAAGGGTCTTTGCCAGATTGGATCGATTCTCCCTCGCGCAGAGCTATCACTTATTCTTTATCCTACCAAACGCATGAAGCGTGCCGTCGCTGAGCTATATGCCAACATTATCAAGTTCCTGGTACGAAGCAAAAGATGGTACGAGGAAGGAAAGCTGAAGCACATCTGGCACTCGTTGTCCCGCCCATCTGAACTGCGATATGCCGATCTTTTGGAAAACGTTAAAGAGCGATCTGAGCTGATTGAGACCCTGAGCGCTTCTGGCTCACAAGCTGAGCAAAGGGAGATTCACCGCAAAATCGATAATGAAGGCTCCCAACTTACCGTTATGCATGAGGAGGTGAGAGAGCTGAAGGCCATAATCTTGA GATTGGAAAGTAAGGCGATCAACAGCTTCATTGATACCAACTGCCGTCTGAACGATTTGCAGTTTGCTCAAATTTGTCAGTCTCTTCGGCAAGCCGCGGAGTATCACCTCCTTCCGGAACCAGAAACAACATACAGACGCAACATAGCTCTTCAGAGGGCAACCGAGAGAGCTGGCCGAGGTGCCCTTTTATGCACATTCGATTGGGCTAGTTCCAAGTTGACGGCGTTCTCATCCGCCTCGAAGCTCAGATCTTTGGCGCTCATTCGCGGTGGCTATCACTCGAGAGACCAGACCCGAGGTCTGATCATATCGACACTGACACTTCTCCGCTCTTCCAACATTCCAGTTATATGGGCGCTGAAAATCCCACACTACGAGTCCAAGCAGGTGCCAGTTACTTCGGTGATGAAATACCTGATCTTACAGGTAATGCAACTTCCAGGGACCGTCCTGACTGAGCTTGATGCAGCAAATGCCTGCGCACGCTTCTACAGAGCTGTTACGGCAGAGGACTATTGGTTGATATTGGCAAGCCTACTGGCCTCTGTGGCCAATTTGTACATTGTCATCGACGTTGACATTGCGGAAGAGTTTCCTTGGGTGGAAGCTGCATCCAGAATGTTTGGACAGCTAGATCAAAGAGGGGCAAAGACGAGACTGAGAGTGATTTTGGTGACCAACAGGCCTGTGGTATCGGCGGAGGACCGACGTGATCATCTTGTTATCAAAGCACCTTCCAATAACGCTGTCACGGGTCCCAGGTCGGGCACACAAAGCCGAAGGGGGGCAGGCATGAACGGTATTCGAAGCAGAGCATCAGGGAGACGAGCATTACGGTTGACATAA
- a CDS encoding hypothetical protein (EggNog:ENOG503NX9U; COG:S): protein MGLAIYLVIFLLSIAVLYYRATKSIPSRLNSDQAPKSRFELVPACASDLPTRADGIDIIFVHGLGSNPDSTWRATKHATRQATTADIPEEAATDNEQFVNWVSDFLPSDLLPAVNRDVRLFFYNYDSYWKRDAVHTRLTNLGNELLEYIGGIRMSETEQSRSLIFVAHSYGGLVVKRALVQARASRDFGHVAEHAQTIIFLGTPHRGTSFGLWGWLAAKALQPLGSNPSILADLEYDSFSLHDLHKDFMAVAPDDLRVFNFFEKRPTRILRLWFVPLERFCVNEQSATYEGRNVRNIGLSVDHYGLNKFPSKNESYQSILSKLTESVRASARPVKHHYAVPLGRVGTYTERVGLSAELEQKLQIRHEKASVPYAVSVYGLGGVGKSQVALDYAEKHKHDYNPILWIDATDEETVRSSFKICAAELGLTVEGGENQGSIITDAGVRAVLRWLCDRSEADDEWLVIVDNADDVSWGIQKVMPRGNRGRVIITSRDEQSTKLVGGTCESVRVGDMSPPEGRALLLRHLQLDEELAPGSIKDDCDRVVKKLEFLVLAIDIAGAYIGSHSPSDKALQRYLADYERHRDELLRINFFRGLLATEKTVWTVWDTTLEKIAMENKGLRPDVLLTFLAHFKGGIIQDEMFRLASLGMEKVKANMGEEESEGMPFELQQFLPLAGEKWDGFRYQQGCRLLLRYSLLQRVDGGWAGVTMHGLVRWRAMLSHRSWPWRQWYMVFVLAACCQNIDEEQPEFRRHLVGHLPDICGDDGHEREYFLRYPSFIGATIGRIYYHEGRWEEAEKLFVQVMETRKTKLGADHPDTLTSMGNIASTYRNQGRWEEAEKLEVQVMETRKTKLGADHPDTLRSMGNLALTYSNQGRWEEAEKLEVQVMETSKTKLGADHQDTLRSMGNLASTFWNQGRWEEAEKLEVQVMETRKTKLGADHPDTLRSMGNLALTYSNQGRWEEAEKLEVQVMETSKTKLGADHPDTLRSMGNLASTFWNQGRWEEAEKLEVQVMEKSKTKLGADHLDTLTSMGNLASTYRNQGRWEEAEKLEVQVMETRKTKLGADHLDTLRSMGNLALTYSNQGRWEEAEKLEVQVMETRKTKLGADHPDTLTSMGNLALTYSNQGRWEEAEKLEVQVMETRKTKLRADHPDTLTSMGNLASTYRNQGRWEEAEKLEVQVMETRKIKLGADHPDTLTSMGNLALTYSNQGRWEEAEKLEVQVMETRKIKLGADHPDTLTSMANLALTYSNQGRWEEAEKLEVQVMETRKIKLGADHPDTLTTRQRVLGDEHPYTQKSLATVAKWSS from the exons ATGGGCCTAGCTATATACCTGGTCATCTTCCTGCTCTCGATTGCAGTCCTCTATTACCGAGCCACGAAGAGCATCCCCAGCCGACTCAACTCCGACCAAGCTCCGAAATCAAGATTTGAGCTCGTCCCAGCGTGCGCCAGTGATTTACCGACGAGGGCGGACGGGATTGA TATTATCTTTGTACACGGCCTAGGGTCCAACCCCGACTCGACATGGCGGGCGACGAAACATGCGACGAGACAAGCGACGACGGCCGATATACCTGAAGAAGCGGCGACGGACAACGAGCAGTTTGTGAACTGGGTCAGCGACTTTCTCCCTAGTGACCTCCTTCCGGCGGTCAACAGAGATGTCCGCCTATTCTTTTACAACTACGATTCATACTGGAAGAGGGATGCGGTGCACACACGGTTGACAAACCTTGGGAATGAACTGCTTGAGTATATTGGAGGGATCCGGATGTCCGAGACG GAGCAAAGCCGGAGCTTGATCTTTGTAGCACATAGTTATGGGGGGCTCGTGGTTAAACGG GCACTTGTTCAAGCCCGAGCGAGTCGAGACTTTGGCCACGTCGCGGAGCATGCTCAAACAATTATCTTCCTGGGTACGCCGCATCGCGGGACCAGTTTCGGCCTATGGGGTTGGCTTGCGGCAAAGGCCCTCCAGCCTCTCGGGTCGAACCCGTCAATCCTGGCCGATTTGGAGTATGATTCATTTTCGCTGCACGACTTGCATAAGGATTTTATGGCGGTGGCTCCAGACGATTTGCGTGTGTTTAACTTCTTTGAGAAGCGGCCGACACGTATTCTTCGGCTATGGTTCGTTCCGCTAGAGCGATTT TGTGTGAATGAGCAATCCGCCACATATGAGGGCCGAAATGTTCGAAACATTGGGCTATCGGTCGATCACTATGGGCTCAACAAATTTCCGTCGAAGAACGAAAGCTATCAGTCAATACTTTCGAAACTCACCGAATCAGTGAGAGCCTCCGCTCGGCCAGTGAAGCATCACTACGCTGTACCGCTCGGGAGGGTAGGTACCTATACGGAGCGGGTCGGACTGTCGGCGGAACTCGAGCAGAAGTTGCAGATAAGGCATGAGAAAGCAAGCGTTCCATATGCAGTCTCTGTTTACGGATTGGGCGGTGTTGGTAAGTCGCAGGTAGCGCTGGACTACGCCGAGAAGCACAAACATGATTACAACCCGATTCTCTGGATAGACGCGACGGACGAGGAGACAGTACGATCTAGCTTTAAGATATGTGCTGCGGAGCTGGGACTCAcagtggagggtggtgaaaaCCAAGGATCGATTATTACGGATGCAGGGGTCCGGGCAGTACTTAGATGGCTTTGCGACCGAAGTGAGGCGGATGATGAATGGCTAGTGATTGTGGATAATGCCGACGACGTTAGCTGGGGGATCCAGAAGGTCATGCCGAGGGGAAACCGAGGAAGGGTTATTATTACCAGCCGAGACGAGCAAAGTACCAAGTTAGTCGGCGGGACCTGCGAATCGGTCCGTGTTGGCGACATGTCGCCACCGGAAGGGAGGGCGCTTCTCCTCCGACATCTGCAACTCGACGAAGAGCTGGCCCCTGGGAGCATCAAAGACGACTGTGATAGGGTGGTGAAAAAGCTGGAATTCTTAGTACTTGCCATTGATATTGCTGGCGCCTATATCGGTAGCCATTCTCCTTCTGACAAGGCTTTGCAGCGATACCTCGCGGACTATGAGAGGCACCGCGACGAGCTCCTCCGGATAAACTTTTTTAGAGGGTTATTGGCGACGGAGAAGACGGTGTGGACAGTATGGGACACCACGCTTGAGAAAATCGCGATGGAAAATAAAGGCCTGCGACCTGATGTATTGCTGACGTTTCTTGCACATTTTAAGGGCGGTATTATCCAGGATGAGATGTTTCGTCTGGCCAGTCTTGGCATGGAAAAAGTCAAGGCTAAtatgggggaagaggagagcgAAGGGATGCCCTTTGAACTCCAGCAATTCCTTCCACTCGCTGGAGAAAAATGGGATGGTTTTCGATATCAACAGGGCTGCCGTCTACTGCTCCGTTATAGCTTGTTGCAGCGAGTCGACGGGGGGTGGGCTGGTGTGACAATGCATGGCCTGGTTCGTTGGCGGGCAATGCTAAGCCACCGAAGCTGGCCATGGCGGCAGTGGTATATGGTATTTGTTTTGGCAGCATGCTGTCAGAACATCGACGAGGAACAGCCTGAGTTCCGTCGACATCTAGTTGGACACTTGCCAGATATTTGTGGGGATGATGGCCATGAACGGGAGTATTTTTTGAGATATCCAAGTTTCATCGGGGCGACAATAGGAAGAATATATTACCACGAAggccggtgggaggaggccgagaagctgtttgtgcaggtgatggagactcGGAAGACTaagcttggggccgatcACCCAGATACGCTGACGAGCATGGGCAACATAGCGTCGACATACAGGAACCAgggccggtgggaggaggccgagaagctggaggtgcag gtgatggagactcGGAAGACTaagcttggggccgatcACCCAGATACGCTGAGGAGCATGGGCAACCTAGCGTTAACATACAGCAACCAgggccggtgggaggaggccgagaagctggaggtgcaggtgatggagacgaGTAAGACcaagcttggggccgatcACCAAGATACGCTGAGGAGCATGGGCAACCTAGCGTCGACATTTTGGAACCAGGGCcgttgggaggaggccgagaagctggaggtgcaggtgatggagactcGGAAGACTaagcttggggccgatcACCCAGATACGCTGAGGAGCATGGGCAACCTAGCGTTAACATACAGCAACCAgggccggtgggaggaggccgagaagctggaggtgcaggtgatggagacgaGTAAGACcaagcttggggccgatcACCCAGATACGCTGAGGAGCATGGGCAACCTAGCGTCGACATTTTGGAACCAGGGCcgttgggaggaggccgagaagctggaggtgcaggtgatggagaagagtaagaccaagcttggggccgatcACCTAGATACGCTGACGAGCATGGGCAACCTAGCGTCGACATACAGGAACCAgggccggtgggaggaggccgagaagctggaggtgcaggtgatggagactcggaagaccaagcttggggccgatcACCTAGATACGCTGAGGAGCATGGGCAACCTAGCGTTAACATACAGCAACCAgggccggtgggaggaggccgagaagctggaggtgcaggtgatggagactcGGAAGACTaagcttggggccgatcACCCAGATACGCTGACGAGCATGGGCAACCTAGCGTTAACATACAGCAATCAGGgtcggtgggaggaggccgagaagctggaggtgcaggtgatggagactcGGAAGACCAAGCTTAGGGCCGATCACCCAGATACGCTGACGAGCATGGGCAACCTAGCGTCGACATATAGGAACCAgggccggtgggaggaggccgagaagctggaggtgcaggtgatggagactcGGAAGATcaagcttggggccgatcACCCAGATACGCTGACGAGCATGGGCAACCTAGCGTTAACATACAGCAACCAgggccggtgggaggaggccgagaagctggaggtgcaggtgatggagactcGGAAGATcaagcttggggccgatcACCCAGATACGCTGACGAGCATGGCCAACCTAGCGTTAACATACAGCAACCAgggccggtgggaggaggccgagaagctggaggtgcaggtgatggagactcGGAAGATcaagcttggggccgatcACCCAGATACGCTGACGA CTCGGCAGCGAGTGCTTGGCGACGAGCATCCATACACACAAAAGTCTCTGGCCACCGTAGCTAAGTGGAGTAGTTAG